One genomic region from Osmerus mordax isolate fOsmMor3 chromosome 4, fOsmMor3.pri, whole genome shotgun sequence encodes:
- the tango6 gene encoding transport and Golgi organization protein 6 homolog, which translates to MTTAILSALNILVKPLGEAAGRNTNLTHQEALVAALQTNLNLLDERLHGERELEELRGLREEVQAKATWLCRNSHDPTWSFVQEALLLLLSLSRHLALQLQLFNQAPPPAAARLPTPEMAPPLPPDVLSVSQQKTLGAALQFVVSLGLCPYLAPGVGVPLGRRTALGSVAEGLVRAHAAPAPQRRLLATTRVLLELAELSSLATLVFTRHLGDVMAALCQLGYRPKRHQGAWASEEKELSTEERQSCRQALQSLLGKVYQPIVIKELLILQGGPKQAPPGRAPGGPPGTGGGGGAVLGQAPPWLRRLCGQLLSERLMQPGGVQAVVRAVLEGSTGGDSDWRTCDGVARILAACPQQSLSADSYYRLVCPQVVELLHIRDKITAQQFQRVATRAALTMVEDRPEFAQRYLLNPLLSPLQRCSGVKGEGEDQCPVEERDLTRCVEDVFKVCVVGNRPSPVLLEALGGLVPVLFALFCFTKQNVSHLRAPCQEILLWYLTHCDPPTALAVLRKLSGLGGAAGGGGGGVAPRFTFCPGSEGGAKLTAQENSSDEDEALYERLSGEQWRLECLVQLLGQLKDSSLPGELFLGLLQELTSWAAEEEAEEEQEVDVSAMTLLEAEQHREGRVEGRGHRLALLQLLAVLSEGLPHTLLLREPTQVVVFMESLLQRACVGLAQGPGTEGPVESQTLRMGIGLVAAMLSGPQLKGEDYSSMSRLLPPLEELSQKHPDRVIQELASDLRAVIATHGAYRPDNLAHAPRRQDHPPQTHRTHVQGRPLSSQSDTSSPQSQTSQSDASMAAAPQTHISNLTTPSPHTGKPPPQPPHAWSSSPAQSGAPRRGQTAPLQTPRGSAGGEVGPDRGPSEGRGLSSGPLSMSFSDWLLEACDPDVPTRAVALRAVTRLVVERDAEAVQAQDKLLSLFLENLDHEDSFVYLSAIQGLAVLADSYPEKILQRLLGEYDPSPLCGPPPQTPPAPPRSLETRLKVGEVLMRASRAMGELAPHLGRPLLVVFLRGTRDEDHSVRASCLANLGELCQRLDYALGPLVQELSTCLTSLIKSEKEAEVRRAAVHVITLLLRGLSHKTTQVLSEVLLDLYRALKWAVRSDRDPVTVLHAQLALEELDDIMKTYLFPRQKLEKKIVVLP; encoded by the exons ATGACTACCGCCATACTTTCTGCACTTAATATTCTCGTTAAACCACTCGGGG AGGCAGCAGGGCGAAATACAAATCTCACACATCAGGAAGCGCTCGTGGCTGCGCTGCAGACCAACCTAAATCTGTTGGACGAGCGTCtccatggagagagggagcttgAGGAGTTGCGCgggctgagggaggaggtgcaggCTAAGGCTACCTGGTTGTGTAGGAACAGCCATGACCCCACGTGGAGCTTCGTTCAGGAGGCTCTCCTGTTGCTGCTCAGCCTGTCTCGCCACCTCGCCCTGCAGCTGCAGCTGTTCAACCAAGCCCCGCCTCCAGCCGCCGCCAGACTGCCCACCCCTGAgatggcccctcccctccctccggaCGTGCTGAGCGTGAGCCAGCAGAAGACGCTGGGCGCCGCGCTGCAATTCGTGGTGTCACTGGGCCTCTGCCCCTACCTGGCGCCCGGGGTGGGGGTGCCCCTGGGGCGTCGCACGGCGCTGGGCTCTGTGGCGGAGGGGCTGGTGCGCGCCCACGCCGCACCTGCTCCCCAACGCCGCCTCCTCGCCACCACGAGGGTCCTGCTGGAGCTGGCGGAGCTCTCCTCCCTCGCCACCCTGGTCTTCACCCGTCACCTCGGAGACGTGATGGCGGCGCTATGCCAGCTGGGGTACCGACCCAAGCGCCACCAGGGGGCCTGGGCCAGTGAGGAAAAG GAACTCAGCACAGAGGAACGCCAGTCCTGTCGACAGGCCCTGCAAAGCCTTCTGGGTAAAGTCTACCAGCCAATTGTCATCAAGGAGCTGCTAATCCTCCAAGGGGGTCCCAAACAG GCCCCTCCAGGCAGAGCGCCCGGTGGCCCCCCAGGGacgggtggaggtggtggggccGTCCTCGGCCAGGCCCCCCCGTGGCTGAGGCGACTGTGTGGCCAGCTGCTGTCTGAGCGTCTGATGCAGCCTGGTGGGGTCCAGGCTGTGGTGAGGGCCGTCCTGGAGGGCAGCACAG GGGGAGACTCAGACTGGAGGACGTGTGATGGGGTGGCCAGGATCCTGGCAGCCTGTCCCCAGCAGAGCCTCTCTGCAGACAGCTACTACAGGCTGGTGTGCCCCCAG GTCGTGGAGCTGCTCCACATCAGGGACAAGATAACGGCCCAGCAGTTCCAGCGCGTGGCCACCAGGGCGGCGCTCACCATGGTCGAGGACAGGCCAGAGTTTGCCCAGCGGTACCTCCTGAACCCCCTGCTGAGCCCCCTCCAGCGGTGCagcggggtcaagg gggaggGTGAAGATCAATGcccggtggaggagagggacttGACGCGCTGTGTTGAGGATGTTTTCAAG gtgtgcGTTGTGGGGAACCGCCCGTCCCCGGTCCTGCTGGAGGCCCTGGGAGGCCTGGTTCCTGTCCTCTTCGCCCTGTTCTGTTTCACCAAGCAGAATGTCTCCCACCTCCg TGCCCCCTGCCAGGAGATTCTGCTGTGGTACCTGACCCACTGTGACCCCCCCACGGCCCTGGCTGTGCTGAGGAAGCTGTCTGGTCTGGGAGGGGcggcgggtggggggggcgggggcgtggCCCCACGGTTCACCTTCTGCCCTGGCAGCGAGGGAGGGGCCAAGCTCACCGCCCAGGAAAACAGCAG tGACGAGGACGAGGCCCTGTACGAGAGGCTGTCTGGGGAGCAGTGGAGGCTGGAGTGTCTGGTCCAGCTGCTGGGACAGCTGAAGGACAGCAGCCTGCCGGGGGAGCTCTTCCTGGGGCTTCTGCAG GAGCTGACTTCCTGGGCCgcggaggaagaggcagaggaggagcaggaagtggaCGTGTCGGCCATGACTCTGCTGGAGGCGGAGCAGCATCGTGAGGGGCGTGTGGAGGGGCGGGGTCACAGGCTGgcgctgctgcagctgctggctGTTCTGTCGGAGggcctaccacacacactgttgctcCGCGAGCCCacccag gTGGTGGTGTTCATGGAGTCCCTGCTCCAGCGAGCCTGTGTGGGTCTGGCTCAGGGTCCTGGTACCGAGGGCCCAGTGGAGAGCCAGACCCTCAGAATGGGGATAGGCCTGGTGGCTGCCATGCTGTCTGGACCTCAG ctGAAGGGGGAGGATTACTCCTCCAtgtccaggctcctcccccccctggaGGAGCTATCCCAGAAGCACCCTGACCGGGTCATCCAGGAGCTGGCGTCCGACCTGCGGGCCGTCATCGCCACGCACGGCGCCTACCGCCCGGACAACCTCGCGCACGCCCCCCGACGACAAGACCACCCCCCTCAAACTCACAGGACCCATGTTCAAGGAAGGCCCCTgtccagccaatcagacacATCCAGCCCCCAGTCACAGACCAGCCAATCCGACGCCTCCATGGCTGCAGCACCACAGACGCACATCTCCAACCtaaccacaccctccccacacacaggcaaacctccaccccagcccccccatgcCTGGAGTTCCTCACCAGCCCAGAGCGGAGCCCCCCGCCGTGGGCAGACAGCACCGCTCCAGACCCCCAGGGGGTCAGCTGGAGGTGAGGTCGGTCCTGACAGGGGGCCGTCAGAAGGACGTGGGCTGAGCAGCGGCCCCCTGAGTATGAgcttctctgattggctgctggaggCGTGTGACCCTGATGTGCCCACCAGGGCGGTGGCATTGAGGGCCGTGACCCGgctggtggtggagagggaCGCCGAGGCCGTCCAGGCCCAGGACAAGCTCCTCTCG CTGTTCCTTGAGAACTTGGATCACGAAGACTCTTTTGTGTACCTGTCTGCTATTCAAG GTTTGGCGGTGCTTGCAGACTCCTACCCGGAAAAGATCCTGCAAAGGCTTCTGGGAGAGtacgacccctcccccctgtgcgGTCCCCCGccccagacccccccagccccccccaggagTCTGGAGACACGCCTCAAAGTGGGAGAGGTTCTGATGAGGGCCAGCCGGGCCatgg GTGAGCTGGCCCCCCATCTggggcgccccctgctggtggtgTTCCTGAGGGGCACCAGGGACGAGGACCACAGCGTGCGAGCCAGCTGCCTCGCCAACCTGGGGGAGCTTTGCCAGCGGCTGGACTACGCCCTGGGGCCCTTGGTACAGGAG CTGAGTACCTGTTTGACATCCCTGATAAAGAGCGAGAAGGAGGcggaggtgaggagagcagcCGTCCATGTGATCACCTTGCTGCTTAGGGGCCTGAGTCACAAAACCACCCAG